The nucleotide sequence GCAACGTCGATTTTACTCAACCTTTTTACAACACCGGGCTTGGAATAGCGGTGCCGATCAATGAGAACCCGTGGGTCTCGATCGGGCGGGCGCTGCTTTCCTTCGGCTTCTTCCAGGCTGTCGGGGTGCTGCTCTGTTTCGCAATGGCGGTCGGCTTTCTCATTTGGATATTCGAGCGGCGGAAGACTGAACACTTCGGCGGCGGCGCCAAAGGGCTAGGCTCCAGCTTCTGGTGGTCGACGATCGCCATGACCCAGGCCGGAGCCGCCCAGAATGCTCCGGCAACCCTGCCGGGACGGATCGTCGCAATGGGGTGGATGATCGCTTCCGTCATCGCGATCGCCGTATTCACCGCTGGCATCACGTCCACCCTCACGCGCCGAGGGCTCGAGGGTGCCGTTCACGGCTTCAACGACCTGCGCTCGGTGCGTGTCGGCGCCGTCGCGAACTCTCCGACGACTGATTACCTCGGCCGTCAACGGCTTTCCTTTCGGACATTTCCGGACATTCAAACTGGCCTCTCCGCGCTCGGAGCCGGCAAGATAGATGCCTTCGTCCATGACAAGCCACTGCTGACCTGGATGGTTCGGAACGACTATTCGGCGTCGGTGCGTGTCGTCGAGACCAGCTTCAGCAGCGAGAGCTATGCGATCGTGCTGCCGAGAAACAGTGCCCTGCGGCCGAGGCTCGATCTCGCTGTCCTCGACCAAGTTGAAAGCGATTGGTGGCAACAAACGCTGTTCGAGAGCCTTGGAACTGCTCGATCGCCCTGACACAGCGATACCCCTTGGTTGCGGACGCCGTCCGCTACCGTGACGACCTGGCTGTCCGGTTCAAAGCGGCCGTCAGCTTCGTTTCCCAATCGGCTGATCCGGCAATTCGCCCGGCCGATAGTCGGGAAGGCGTCCGGCCGGAATGATCGACAAGAGCGACAGGCCGGCCATGATCAGCAGGCCGATCTCCAATGCACGCAGGCGCGAGTCCGTGTTGAGCCGCACGGATTCGGCGACTTGCAACGGCGTTGCCGTGCTCTTCTGGCGGCTCATTGAGCCAGATCAGAGCCTCTCGCGGTTCTAGAAACAAGACGCGCTCTTCCGCGGCCGATGGTGGCTGATCGCTGGAAAGGTAAAGGATGAAGCCCTTGTGATCGTCATGCAGTAGCGCTTCTTTGGCGCGCCTCTCCGCGAGAGACTGGGCATCGATGAACGGAATGGTTCGGGAGGAAATGAGCTGCACTTGAGGACTCAGCTTATTCTGAACGAACAGCGTCGCCGCCATGTTCCATCGACACCCACGAGTCTGACGGTGCGATTGTATTCGAACCGAATACGGTTTGCCTTTCGATTGCTTCCCATCATCGGCAATCCGCAATTCAAGAAATCATCCTCAGAACAGATGCGCTGCCTCCGTGCGCGTAACCTCAATAAGCTGATTGATTCTCGCCGACTGAGCCATCAACGTCGTCCTTGTCGTGTCATTCACGACGACCCGCCTAAGGATCATTCGAATGCATGTGTTTGCGAGATCAAGAATGAATATGGCCTGA is from Bradyrhizobium sp. ISRA430 and encodes:
- a CDS encoding transporter substrate-binding domain-containing protein, whose amino-acid sequence is MSLTMLAFGHVLHAQDGAAADRELVVATKAAPPFAIKQSDGTWGGISIALWKRIADREHLRFRLVETQSVPDLLDGVANGTFDAGVAAVTVTAARARNVDFTQPFYNTGLGIAVPINENPWVSIGRALLSFGFFQAVGVLLCFAMAVGFLIWIFERRKTEHFGGGAKGLGSSFWWSTIAMTQAGAAQNAPATLPGRIVAMGWMIASVIAIAVFTAGITSTLTRRGLEGAVHGFNDLRSVRVGAVANSPTTDYLGRQRLSFRTFPDIQTGLSALGAGKIDAFVHDKPLLTWMVRNDYSASVRVVETSFSSESYAIVLPRNSALRPRLDLAVLDQVESDWWQQTLFESLGTARSP